From Sphingomonas bisphenolicum, one genomic window encodes:
- a CDS encoding riboflavin synthase, whose protein sequence is MFTGIITDIGTIRSHEQRGDLRLVIGSAYDMDGVAIGASIACSGACLTVVEKGVDWFAVDLSAETVARTAPGLWDEGGRLNLERALKVGDELGGHIVTGHVDGIGHLVSAVREGDSTRLTIKAPADLAAALAAKGSITLDGISLTVNSVDDQADGSVHFGLNIIPHTAAATTLDALPEDRTFNLEIDVLARYLDRMQSLRNRSM, encoded by the coding sequence ATGTTCACCGGCATCATCACCGACATCGGGACCATCCGCAGCCATGAACAGCGCGGCGACCTGCGACTCGTCATCGGCAGCGCCTATGATATGGACGGCGTCGCCATCGGCGCGTCGATCGCCTGTTCGGGTGCCTGCCTGACGGTGGTGGAAAAGGGTGTGGACTGGTTCGCGGTGGACCTGTCGGCCGAAACGGTCGCGCGCACCGCGCCCGGCCTGTGGGACGAGGGCGGCCGGCTGAATCTGGAACGAGCGCTCAAGGTCGGTGACGAACTGGGCGGGCATATCGTGACCGGCCATGTCGACGGCATCGGCCATCTGGTGTCGGCGGTACGCGAAGGCGATTCGACCCGGCTGACGATCAAGGCGCCCGCCGACCTCGCCGCCGCGCTCGCCGCCAAGGGATCGATCACGCTGGACGGCATTTCGCTGACGGTCAACAGCGTCGACGACCAGGCCGACGGCAGCGTGCATTTCGGATTGAACATCATCCCGCACACCGCCGCCGCGACCACGCTGGATGCGCTGCCGGAGGATCGGACCTTCAATCTGGAGATCGACGTGCTGGCGCGGTATCTCGACCGGATGCAAAGCCTTCGCAACCGCAGCATGTGA
- the ribD gene encoding bifunctional diaminohydroxyphosphoribosylaminopyrimidine deaminase/5-amino-6-(5-phosphoribosylamino)uracil reductase RibD, which yields MSAAIALSGRGRGLSTPNPNVGCLIVHDDRIVGRGWTQKGGRPHAEAQALDQAMDRAAGATAYVTLEPCFHLSPRGPRCADLMARAGIARMVIALRDPDPRTDGQGAAWLRDRGVKVEMGLMADDAARAMAGFVLRQTLGRPHVTLKLGLSLDGRIALADGSSRWITGPDARAHAHMERARHDAILVGGGTLRADAPKLDVRLAGLEARSPRRVLMSRGDAPDGWTRIGAPEEIAALERVDHLLVEGGAETAAAFLRAGLVDRLLLYRAPIVIGSGLAGIGDIGLFDLADAHGRWRMTDSRALGVDRLEVYEAVRSA from the coding sequence ATGAGCGCCGCCATCGCTCTGTCGGGGCGCGGGCGCGGCCTTTCCACCCCCAATCCCAATGTCGGCTGTCTGATCGTCCACGATGACAGGATCGTGGGGCGCGGCTGGACCCAGAAGGGCGGCCGCCCCCATGCCGAGGCGCAGGCGCTGGACCAGGCGATGGACCGGGCCGCCGGCGCGACCGCCTATGTGACGCTGGAGCCGTGTTTTCATCTGTCTCCGCGTGGGCCGCGCTGCGCCGACCTGATGGCGCGCGCCGGCATCGCCCGCATGGTAATCGCCCTGCGCGATCCCGATCCGCGCACCGACGGACAGGGTGCGGCCTGGCTGCGCGACCGGGGCGTCAAGGTGGAGATGGGCCTGATGGCGGACGACGCCGCGCGCGCCATGGCCGGTTTCGTGCTGCGCCAGACGCTGGGGCGGCCGCATGTTACGCTGAAGCTCGGCCTCTCGCTCGACGGGCGAATCGCGCTGGCGGACGGATCGAGCCGATGGATCACCGGGCCGGACGCGCGCGCCCATGCCCATATGGAGCGGGCGCGGCATGACGCCATATTGGTGGGCGGCGGCACCTTAAGGGCGGATGCCCCGAAGCTGGACGTACGGCTGGCGGGGCTGGAAGCGCGGTCGCCGCGCCGCGTGCTGATGAGCCGGGGCGATGCGCCGGATGGCTGGACGCGGATCGGCGCGCCGGAGGAGATTGCGGCGCTGGAGCGGGTCGATCATCTGCTGGTGGAGGGCGGGGCGGAGACGGCCGCCGCCTTCCTGCGCGCCGGGCTGGTCGACCGGCTGCTGCTCTATCGCGCGCCGATCGTCATCGGGTCGGGGCTGGCCGGGATCGGCGACATCGGGCTGTTCGATCTGGCCGATGCGCATGGCCGCTGGCGCATGACCGACAGCCGTGCGCTGGGGGTCGATCGGCTGGAGGTTTACGAGGCGGTTCGGAGCGCTTAG
- a CDS encoding energy transducer TonB, translating into MTLSAMGQTIANRTTDAGGPSRYGAGRKSPLGLGGTVAVHALLIGAFLLIPKEVIQFVTPTPPIITYPVTEDPPPPEQTPESQVDAKLPTQPQPQRPTATDPEIILPKGDPVVIGSTDSGLDPVKPIILPPIDPPRPPVLTEPAIDPRAMGAFQPDYPGAMIRQGLEGTVTVRVTISPEGRVTAIEKVSATDESFWVATQRHALRKWRFRPATRDGVAIGSTKILTVRFTLTER; encoded by the coding sequence ATGACCCTATCGGCAATGGGACAGACTATAGCGAATCGGACGACGGACGCGGGCGGGCCATCGCGCTATGGCGCCGGGCGCAAATCGCCGCTGGGATTGGGCGGCACGGTGGCGGTCCATGCGCTGCTGATCGGCGCCTTCCTGTTGATTCCCAAGGAGGTGATCCAGTTCGTCACGCCCACGCCACCGATCATCACCTATCCGGTGACGGAAGATCCCCCGCCACCCGAACAGACGCCGGAATCGCAGGTCGATGCCAAGCTTCCGACCCAGCCCCAGCCGCAACGGCCCACCGCCACCGATCCCGAAATCATCCTGCCTAAGGGCGATCCGGTGGTTATCGGCAGCACCGACAGCGGGCTCGATCCGGTCAAGCCGATCATCCTGCCTCCGATCGATCCACCCCGCCCGCCGGTGCTGACCGAACCGGCGATCGATCCCCGCGCAATGGGCGCGTTCCAGCCCGACTATCCCGGCGCGATGATCCGGCAAGGGCTGGAAGGCACAGTGACGGTGCGCGTCACCATCAGCCCCGAGGGCCGCGTCACCGCGATCGAGAAAGTCTCCGCCACGGACGAGAGCTTCTGGGTGGCGACCCAGCGCCACGCCCTGCGCAAATGGCGCTTCCGCCCCGCGACCCGCGACGGCGTGGCGATCGGTTCGACCAAGATATTGACGGTGCGGTTCACCCTGACGGAGCGATAG
- a CDS encoding EF-hand domain-containing protein: protein MPLRHCLSTVSLAVSLLASAPLPAQPPAAPETGPWAADADGDGRITRDEMRAYMERRFGLMDQDSDGLVPVQAMQRMLGHERQARAPAEDSTGKEGGSGKRHGGPGGGREGPGGAGGPPPGGRPPRGDRADAAPPPPGRAMPWPEDSNDDGQIDRAEFLAPALALFADQDRSGDGVLTADELPPPPGSEARRED, encoded by the coding sequence ATGCCTTTGCGTCATTGCCTTTCTACTGTCTCGCTCGCTGTCTCGCTTCTGGCCTCTGCGCCGCTTCCGGCGCAGCCGCCCGCTGCTCCCGAAACCGGTCCCTGGGCCGCCGATGCCGATGGCGACGGCCGGATCACCCGCGACGAGATGCGCGCCTATATGGAGCGCCGCTTCGGCCTGATGGACCAGGACAGCGACGGGCTGGTGCCGGTTCAGGCGATGCAGCGGATGTTGGGCCATGAGCGGCAGGCGCGCGCCCCTGCAGAGGACAGCACCGGGAAAGAAGGCGGGTCCGGCAAGAGGCATGGCGGTCCCGGTGGTGGTCGAGAAGGCCCTGGTGGCGCAGGCGGTCCGCCGCCCGGTGGCCGTCCGCCTCGCGGCGATCGCGCCGATGCGGCACCGCCGCCGCCAGGCCGCGCCATGCCCTGGCCCGAGGACAGCAATGACGATGGCCAGATCGATCGCGCCGAATTTCTCGCCCCCGCGCTTGCCCTGTTCGCCGATCAGGACCGCAGCGGCGATGGCGTGCTGACTGCAGACGAACTGCCCCCGCCGCCCGGTAGCGAGGCGCGTCGCGAAGACTGA
- a CDS encoding DUF445 domain-containing protein codes for MTLLRIPRPRGEFAPHPARRMRLVATGMLVAMAVVFITARATIHLHPAIGFVQAFAEAAMVGGLADWFAVTALFRHPMGLPIPHTAIIPRNKDRIGDTLALFLRDNFLTPAVVARRMRGMDVAAAAGRFLASPSEGDGRLREGASRLIADILEALDQERLGGMVKGAIGQRLRAINVGPLAGQAIEAAMRDGRHAPVMDGIIHWADRTLEANEHLIRQMVQERAGKVLRWTGLDENLANAILSGLRKMLAEMAADPGHSLRLKAEEGMAKLAFDLQFDLEMQAKVAKIRDEIVDNPAMQRWIEGMWEQARAGLLRAVRDPGKAMAGRLGEALRQLGGTLQQEARLRLVINRFVRRAAVGATATYGDAIVRLVSDTVRGWDAGTVTSRLENAVGRDLQYIRVNGTLVGGLVGLAIHTVDRFF; via the coding sequence ATGACGCTGCTTCGCATCCCCCGGCCCAGAGGCGAATTCGCACCGCACCCCGCGCGGCGGATGCGGCTGGTGGCGACGGGGATGCTGGTGGCGATGGCGGTGGTGTTCATCACCGCGCGCGCCACCATCCACCTCCACCCCGCCATCGGCTTCGTCCAGGCCTTTGCCGAGGCGGCGATGGTCGGCGGGCTGGCCGACTGGTTTGCGGTCACCGCCCTGTTCCGGCACCCGATGGGCCTGCCCATCCCGCATACCGCCATCATCCCGCGCAACAAGGACCGGATCGGCGACACGCTGGCCCTGTTCCTGCGCGACAATTTCCTGACCCCCGCCGTCGTCGCGCGGCGGATGCGCGGCATGGACGTCGCCGCCGCCGCCGGCCGCTTCCTGGCCAGTCCGTCCGAAGGCGACGGGCGATTGCGCGAGGGTGCATCGCGCCTGATCGCCGACATATTGGAAGCGCTGGACCAGGAACGGCTGGGCGGCATGGTCAAGGGCGCGATCGGCCAGCGGCTGCGCGCGATCAACGTCGGCCCGCTGGCGGGGCAGGCGATCGAGGCGGCGATGCGCGACGGTCGCCACGCCCCGGTGATGGACGGTATCATCCATTGGGCCGACCGCACGCTGGAAGCGAACGAGCATCTGATCCGCCAGATGGTGCAGGAACGGGCGGGCAAGGTGCTGCGCTGGACCGGTCTGGACGAGAATCTGGCCAACGCCATCCTGTCGGGCCTGCGCAAGATGCTGGCGGAGATGGCCGCCGATCCGGGCCACAGCCTGCGCCTGAAGGCGGAAGAAGGCATGGCCAAGCTGGCCTTCGACCTGCAGTTCGACCTGGAGATGCAGGCCAAGGTCGCCAAGATCCGCGACGAGATCGTCGATAATCCGGCGATGCAGCGCTGGATCGAGGGGATGTGGGAACAGGCGCGCGCCGGCCTGCTGCGCGCGGTGCGCGATCCGGGCAAGGCGATGGCAGGGCGACTGGGCGAAGCCCTGCGCCAGCTCGGCGGCACGTTGCAGCAGGAAGCGCGGTTGCGGCTGGTCATCAACCGCTTCGTACGTCGCGCCGCGGTCGGCGCGACCGCCACCTATGGCGATGCGATCGTGCGGCTGGTCAGCGACACGGTGCGCGGATGGGATGCGGGCACGGTCACCAGCCGGCTGGAAAATGCGGTCGGGCGCGACCTGCAATATATCCGCGTCAACGGCACGCTGGTCGGCGGGCTGGTCGGCCTGGCGATCCATACGGTCGATCGGTTTTTTTAG